A window from Dehalobacter sp. DCA encodes these proteins:
- a CDS encoding cation:proton antiporter, with product MEHLILEVGLALALSALAGMIAGKLRISIVPILIIAGMVVGPQAPHIGVFDFRFIQSAALIDFMGKMGVLFLLFSLGLEFSIKQLMASGPSILRSGLIYMLINFSVALLYPLLLGWPIKEILVVAGMMTISSSAIVAKVIVELKRAANDETEIILGLMMFQDVFVAIYLSVVSGLVLSGSTSTVTVLLTAAVALGFIGAFLFLGHKLVPWLNRRLDIPSDETFLLVTFAAVTLVAGISETLNIAQAIGAMLLGLVLAETEHRERIEHIIVPFRDFFGALFFFSFGLSIDPFALGGAVWPVLGAVLLTLLGNTIAGFIAGRRAQLSHRASLRIGLTILSRGEFSIILTTLALSGGLLGVLQPFSALYVLILAILGPILTKESSLVYKLIGPILKWPELPEKRRLKL from the coding sequence ATGGAGCATTTGATACTGGAAGTTGGTCTCGCTCTGGCCTTGTCGGCCCTGGCAGGGATGATAGCCGGTAAATTGCGGATCTCCATTGTGCCTATTCTGATTATTGCGGGGATGGTTGTTGGACCTCAAGCTCCTCATATCGGAGTATTTGATTTCAGGTTTATTCAGTCAGCCGCACTAATCGACTTTATGGGAAAGATGGGTGTTTTATTTTTACTTTTCTCTCTCGGATTAGAATTTTCGATCAAACAGCTGATGGCATCGGGACCGTCGATTCTCCGCAGCGGCCTCATCTATATGCTCATCAACTTTTCTGTTGCGCTGTTGTACCCGTTGCTTTTAGGCTGGCCCATTAAAGAGATTCTGGTCGTAGCAGGGATGATGACAATTTCGTCAAGCGCTATTGTGGCTAAAGTCATCGTTGAGTTAAAACGAGCTGCGAACGATGAGACAGAAATTATCCTAGGGCTGATGATGTTTCAGGATGTGTTTGTAGCAATCTATTTATCCGTTGTCTCTGGTTTGGTCCTTTCCGGTTCGACTTCGACTGTTACAGTCCTGCTTACAGCAGCTGTTGCACTTGGATTTATCGGGGCATTTCTGTTTTTGGGCCATAAGCTCGTTCCGTGGTTGAACCGCCGGCTGGATATTCCTTCGGACGAGACATTTTTACTGGTGACTTTTGCGGCGGTGACGTTGGTTGCGGGGATTTCTGAAACCCTGAATATTGCCCAGGCCATCGGAGCAATGCTGCTCGGCCTGGTACTGGCGGAGACGGAGCACCGTGAGCGGATTGAACATATTATTGTTCCTTTTCGTGATTTTTTTGGCGCATTATTCTTCTTCAGTTTTGGTCTGAGCATCGATCCTTTTGCGCTGGGGGGCGCTGTTTGGCCGGTTCTTGGCGCAGTACTGCTGACGCTTCTTGGCAATACGATTGCTGGATTTATAGCCGGAAGGAGAGCTCAGCTGTCTCATCGCGCTTCGCTCAGAATTGGCTTAACGATCCTGTCACGTGGTGAATTTTCGATTATACTCACCACACTGGCCCTATCAGGAGGCTTGCTGGGAGTCCTGCAGCCGTTTTCTGCCTTGTATGTGCTTATTCTCGCCATATTAGGCCCCATACTGACCAAGGAATCCAGTCTGGTGTATAAGTTAATTGGGCCGATCCTTAAATGGCCGGAGCTGCCTGAAAAACGCAGATTAAAACTTTAA
- a CDS encoding cation:proton antiporter regulatory subunit, whose amino-acid sequence MKLVKEKDLPGIGKKYQLDTRSGDKLVVIVHDDGRREMYHYYLEDPNESISMVTLDDEESRCIASILGGMAYRPKDLDTVEVAIGDMVLEWYRIETGAYAIGKSIGEMQVRKRTGGTIIAMVKKDQNKTINPNPDIVLQEGATIVILGEKEQVKAAKGLLFHGSVH is encoded by the coding sequence ATGAAGTTAGTCAAGGAAAAAGACTTGCCGGGGATCGGTAAAAAGTATCAGCTGGACACCCGGTCTGGAGATAAGCTGGTCGTGATCGTTCATGATGACGGGCGCCGGGAAATGTATCACTATTACCTCGAGGATCCGAACGAATCGATCTCAATGGTAACACTTGATGATGAAGAATCGCGTTGTATTGCCTCTATTCTGGGCGGAATGGCCTATCGCCCCAAAGATCTGGATACTGTTGAGGTAGCCATCGGGGATATGGTACTCGAATGGTACAGGATTGAAACAGGGGCTTATGCGATTGGTAAATCAATCGGTGAGATGCAGGTCCGGAAGCGGACCGGCGGGACGATTATTGCGATGGTGAAAAAAGACCAAAATAAAACGATTAATCCCAATCCCGACATCGTTCTTCAGGAAGGTGCAACCATTGTCATTCTGGGAGAAAAAGAACAGGTGAAAGCTGCTAAGGGACTCCTGTTTCACGGGAGTGTTCATTAA
- a CDS encoding methyltransferase domain-containing protein — protein MADWNPEAYLKFEKERSKPSRDLVSRIKLEQPENILDVGCGPGNSTRILAERWKNAAITAIDNSHAMLEIAKATNPSVCWLLRDAGRDISDLGQFDLIFSNAVFQWIPDNDLLISRLFAMLKPRGILAVQVPFVNEMLIHQLLLDLVSSAKWSGYFDHIAIPYKVHTPEYYYDVLCELTPEIELWETRYYHLMNSYEDILDLYRSTGLRPYLDCLDEDKKQKEFESDLMLEIMKYYAGSKDGKILFTFDRVFFTATR, from the coding sequence ATGGCAGACTGGAATCCAGAGGCATATTTAAAATTTGAGAAAGAAAGATCCAAACCGTCACGTGATTTAGTCAGCCGTATTAAGCTTGAACAGCCTGAAAACATTCTGGATGTGGGCTGCGGTCCGGGTAATAGCACCCGCATTTTAGCGGAGAGATGGAAGAATGCGGCTATCACAGCCATTGATAATTCACATGCCATGCTCGAAATTGCCAAAGCAACAAATCCGTCAGTATGTTGGTTATTACGAGATGCCGGACGGGACATTTCCGATCTGGGCCAGTTCGACCTCATATTTTCTAATGCGGTCTTCCAATGGATTCCTGATAATGATCTTCTTATCTCCAGACTGTTTGCCATGCTGAAACCCCGCGGCATATTAGCTGTCCAAGTTCCATTTGTCAATGAAATGCTGATTCATCAGCTGCTTCTAGACCTGGTATCCTCTGCGAAGTGGTCCGGTTATTTTGATCACATTGCGATTCCTTATAAGGTCCATACTCCTGAATATTATTATGATGTCCTCTGTGAATTAACACCGGAAATCGAATTATGGGAAACCAGGTATTATCATTTGATGAACAGTTATGAGGATATCCTGGATCTGTATCGAAGCACCGGGCTGAGACCCTACTTGGATTGTCTTGATGAAGACAAAAAGCAAAAAGAATTTGAGAGTGATCTGATGCTGGAAATTATGAAGTATTATGCCGGCTCGAAAGACGGTAAAATTTTATTTACCTTTGACCGCGTATTTTTTACAGCAACACGGTAA
- a CDS encoding tetratricopeptide repeat protein: MGNRLRLKTKLQINWLLFTGEEQQALEILFGILNTENISDALYLAEVKTLIDHKVFKEAQAYLEAAIIYCEEPGQLAEVHFLLARCCHGQGFVNDALIHLENALQLEANSTYWNLQTDCYLELGEWQEAINCLDKSLRSSPGDANILFRLGSIYQFQGQYREALNCFSGCCKVKPYQPEYWEMKAEMQLKMNQTEDAVESFYKAIKCGGNFSLMSRLAYCYAQTGQQSKARKLFQKVLKHDPDDLDALCNLAGIYHEFQQDDQAYRLLRKAYTLKNNDTLLLNNLGFICFQLGRTRKAIDYYQNALKIDPENKTVLYNLSVCMTEKGLWDDAKIILERLVSMDSKNSAAWILLGNTYEEMSNTKVAVDCYNKSFGLTVKKAI, encoded by the coding sequence ATGGGAAACCGCTTGCGTCTCAAGACAAAGCTGCAGATTAATTGGCTGCTTTTCACGGGTGAAGAACAGCAGGCTCTAGAAATCCTGTTTGGAATCTTAAACACAGAAAATATCTCCGACGCCCTGTATTTGGCAGAGGTGAAAACACTGATTGATCATAAGGTTTTCAAGGAAGCTCAGGCCTATTTGGAAGCAGCAATTATCTATTGCGAAGAGCCCGGACAGCTGGCTGAAGTGCATTTTTTACTGGCCCGCTGCTGCCATGGACAGGGTTTTGTCAATGATGCTTTGATCCATCTCGAAAATGCGCTTCAGCTGGAAGCGAACAGTACGTACTGGAATCTGCAGACGGATTGTTATCTCGAACTTGGGGAATGGCAGGAAGCTATTAATTGTCTGGACAAGTCTCTGCGTTCCTCACCTGGAGATGCCAATATTCTTTTTCGACTTGGCAGCATCTATCAGTTCCAGGGGCAGTACAGGGAAGCTTTAAACTGTTTCAGCGGCTGCTGTAAAGTGAAGCCGTATCAGCCGGAATACTGGGAAATGAAAGCTGAGATGCAGCTGAAGATGAATCAGACCGAGGATGCGGTCGAATCTTTCTATAAAGCCATCAAATGCGGAGGGAATTTCAGCCTGATGTCCAGGCTGGCCTACTGTTATGCGCAGACTGGCCAGCAGAGCAAAGCCCGGAAGCTGTTCCAGAAAGTATTAAAACATGACCCGGATGATCTTGATGCCCTATGCAATCTGGCCGGCATTTACCACGAGTTCCAGCAGGACGACCAGGCCTACCGATTACTTAGAAAAGCCTATACGCTGAAGAATAACGACACATTGCTGCTGAATAATTTAGGCTTTATCTGTTTTCAGCTCGGAAGAACGCGCAAAGCAATTGATTATTACCAGAATGCCCTGAAAATTGATCCGGAAAATAAAACGGTGCTCTATAATTTAAGTGTCTGCATGACCGAAAAAGGGCTGTGGGACGACGCCAAAATTATCCTGGAACGACTGGTCTCCATGGATAGCAAAAACAGCGCGGCCTGGATACTGCTTGGAAATACGTATGAAGAAATGTCCAACACGAAGGTGGCAGTCGACTGTTACAATAAATCTTTTGGTTTAACGGTTAAAAAAGCCATTTAA
- a CDS encoding phospholipase D-like domain-containing protein — MSKAKVPFLIILMIIMIAIPTMSGCSKIFSFSADEESNPVSNLPPGALYIDGAAIRPLTLNVINQAKQSIYIELSSLNDQEIINLLITKAHSGIEVRLLLDQWQRDNTSTIKALKNENISVQYYPAEKGQYQTVRYMVVDHKTAVFYEKDWTAKGFDAHSMAVKLSGDSVGVMDKSFGKDWTYTTTLSLDLPDSSKLPEDNITFAVTVNVKQQLLNLINAATSEILIETEQLSKDDIIDALMEAKKRGCNVKVIVSLSSAITSPDAIQELKDAQIELRYYNHPDKKAMGANFGIFDQTTLFFSNSAWTYPSFVINHESSLTIPSPAAAKKVTALFDEEWANSTP, encoded by the coding sequence TTGTCCAAAGCAAAAGTACCCTTCCTGATCATCCTGATGATCATCATGATAGCAATACCGACGATGTCCGGATGCAGCAAAATATTCTCGTTTTCCGCTGATGAAGAATCCAATCCAGTATCAAACTTGCCACCTGGTGCGCTTTACATAGACGGAGCTGCTATCCGTCCGCTAACTTTGAATGTAATTAATCAGGCCAAACAATCCATTTATATCGAGCTGTCCAGTCTGAATGATCAGGAAATCATTAATTTGCTGATTACAAAAGCGCATTCGGGCATCGAAGTGAGACTGCTGCTCGATCAATGGCAGAGAGATAATACCTCAACCATCAAAGCACTAAAAAATGAAAACATATCGGTCCAATACTATCCTGCTGAAAAAGGACAGTACCAGACAGTACGCTATATGGTTGTTGATCACAAAACGGCTGTTTTTTATGAAAAGGACTGGACCGCCAAAGGCTTCGATGCGCACAGCATGGCTGTAAAACTATCCGGAGACTCTGTCGGTGTCATGGACAAATCCTTCGGCAAAGACTGGACCTATACGACAACACTGTCGCTTGATTTACCGGATAGTTCCAAATTACCAGAAGACAATATTACCTTTGCCGTTACTGTCAATGTTAAACAGCAGCTTCTTAATTTAATCAACGCTGCTACATCTGAGATCTTAATAGAAACCGAACAACTAAGTAAAGACGATATAATTGATGCCCTGATGGAGGCAAAAAAAAGAGGCTGTAACGTGAAAGTGATCGTCAGCCTTTCCAGTGCGATTACCTCGCCCGATGCCATTCAGGAATTAAAGGACGCCCAGATCGAATTGCGCTATTACAATCATCCTGACAAAAAAGCGATGGGCGCAAATTTCGGTATTTTTGATCAGACAACGCTGTTTTTTTCCAATTCTGCCTGGACATATCCTTCTTTTGTTATTAATCACGAGAGTTCCTTGACTATCCCTTCCCCTGCTGCCGCCAAAAAAGTTACAGCGCTGTTTGATGAAGAATGGGCTAACAGTACACCTTAA
- a CDS encoding LTA synthase family protein: MSNSKFLAIIPLMVLILFETVSRGSLADTLVWSVHYPNQFVATYAMLFGLINAFYLLPRRLYLSIAAVILTGLSFIALVSREKLLLRGEPLLPWDLNLGKEAANISQSFQDLPIAFMLGLVILLIAALILIICYIPREKYLSAQKVPIAVLSFLLLFNLVAHTSMQKTFNCRLVNWSQQSNYEENGLIIGFMMNYKAYSDDAPATYQKEEIEKIIAQTKTDYTVDPDFTPNVIFVQSEAFWDPTLMKEVSFSEDPIPYFHYLQKNYSGGKMVVPVFAGGTVNTEFEVLTGYSCQFLPAGIIPYVQYATRDMDALPAVYKKQGYEATAIHTYHNWFYRRNIVFEEMGFGKFISKEFFADPECKGTYIRDTELTKKILQQLGQNDKPDFIYAISMQAHGPYAEKPNAGNTIQVQGNFSAKSKTLLENYVNTISDVDQSLKALIEGLKKIDEPTIVVFYGDHLPLLGNSSEVYKEADFFQDRNNYSDYLNKYTVPFIVWDNFSSPKDKENIRISSSFLGPYILEKSKKEGNTLTDFLYSLYEKGSDVMTAALYQQNEKITETESADYEMLQYDSLIGNAYAYELEPRDKPVQNALYLLGERFPKIEKVLRLSEDVIQVQGENFLPDYQIYIDDTPVKTKYVSNTVLTATLPKSIQNETEPVKLLLKMIDSLNNVISESNTYSFSRADGASVDAK, from the coding sequence GTGTCTAATTCTAAATTTCTGGCTATAATTCCGTTAATGGTTTTAATATTGTTTGAGACGGTCTCACGCGGAAGTCTCGCCGATACGCTGGTCTGGTCCGTACACTATCCGAATCAATTTGTTGCCACGTATGCCATGCTGTTTGGACTGATTAATGCTTTTTATCTTTTGCCCCGGCGTTTGTACCTGTCCATTGCAGCAGTCATTTTAACCGGCCTTTCCTTTATTGCGCTGGTCAGTAGGGAAAAACTACTCCTAAGAGGAGAGCCTTTGCTGCCCTGGGATTTAAACCTTGGGAAGGAAGCTGCAAATATTTCCCAGAGCTTTCAGGATCTTCCGATTGCTTTTATGTTGGGACTCGTGATTTTGCTTATCGCTGCACTCATCCTGATCATTTGTTACATACCAAGAGAAAAGTACCTTTCGGCTCAAAAAGTCCCCATTGCGGTACTGTCTTTTCTCTTGCTGTTTAATCTGGTTGCCCATACTTCTATGCAAAAGACCTTTAACTGCCGGCTTGTGAACTGGAGCCAGCAGTCCAATTACGAAGAAAATGGCTTGATTATCGGCTTTATGATGAATTATAAAGCCTATTCGGATGATGCTCCGGCTACTTACCAAAAAGAAGAAATTGAAAAGATCATTGCTCAGACCAAAACTGATTACACGGTTGATCCGGATTTTACCCCAAATGTCATCTTTGTGCAAAGTGAGGCTTTCTGGGACCCGACGCTGATGAAAGAAGTAAGCTTCAGCGAAGATCCAATTCCGTATTTCCATTATCTGCAAAAAAATTATTCAGGCGGCAAGATGGTTGTTCCTGTCTTTGCCGGAGGAACGGTGAATACAGAGTTTGAAGTTTTAACAGGGTATTCCTGCCAATTTCTCCCGGCAGGGATCATTCCCTATGTCCAGTACGCAACCAGGGATATGGATGCTCTGCCCGCGGTTTACAAGAAGCAGGGCTATGAGGCTACGGCAATTCATACTTACCATAACTGGTTTTACCGCCGCAATATTGTTTTCGAAGAGATGGGATTTGGCAAATTTATCAGCAAGGAATTCTTTGCGGATCCGGAGTGCAAAGGTACTTATATCCGCGATACGGAGCTTACGAAGAAGATTCTGCAGCAGCTTGGACAGAATGATAAACCCGATTTCATCTATGCGATTTCAATGCAGGCTCATGGGCCCTATGCGGAGAAACCTAATGCCGGAAATACGATTCAGGTCCAGGGTAACTTTTCGGCTAAAAGTAAAACCTTGCTGGAGAACTACGTTAATACAATTTCCGATGTCGATCAGTCCCTGAAAGCTTTGATTGAAGGTCTGAAGAAGATTGATGAACCAACGATTGTCGTTTTTTACGGAGATCATTTGCCCTTGCTCGGCAATAGTTCGGAAGTATACAAAGAGGCTGACTTTTTTCAGGACCGAAATAATTACAGTGATTATTTAAACAAATATACGGTGCCCTTTATCGTCTGGGATAATTTCTCGAGCCCGAAAGATAAAGAAAATATCCGTATTTCCTCGAGCTTTTTGGGGCCTTACATTCTGGAAAAAAGCAAAAAAGAAGGAAATACCCTGACGGATTTCCTTTATTCCTTATATGAAAAAGGGTCGGACGTTATGACCGCTGCGCTTTATCAGCAGAATGAAAAAATCACCGAAACAGAATCTGCGGACTATGAAATGCTGCAATATGATTCTCTGATTGGCAATGCGTATGCCTATGAGCTGGAACCAAGGGATAAACCAGTCCAGAATGCTTTGTACCTGCTTGGAGAACGTTTTCCCAAGATCGAAAAAGTCCTTCGCCTGAGTGAAGATGTGATTCAGGTTCAAGGAGAAAACTTCCTGCCGGATTATCAGATTTATATTGATGATACCCCGGTTAAAACGAAGTATGTAAGTAATACTGTCTTAACAGCCACTTTGCCCAAATCAATCCAGAATGAGACTGAGCCGGTCAAGCTTCTTTTAAAGATGATCGACAGCCTCAATAATGTTATCTCAGAATCAAACACGTATTCATTCTCGCGTGCGGATGGCGCCTCCGTCGATGCTAAATAA
- the panB gene encoding 3-methyl-2-oxobutanoate hydroxymethyltransferase: protein MKKMIPDFKKMSEQENKITMLTAYDFPTARIIEKAGVDVILVGDSLGMVVLGYDSTVPVTMEDMLHHAKAVRRGAPSTFMIVDMPYLTYARPEDALRNAGRLMQEGGADAVKLEGGEEYREIISFLTKAGIPVVGHIGLTPQTAGLLGGYKVQGTEIHSASKLLRDAGMLAQAGVFMLVLEAIPALLAAKITQSISVPTIGIGAGNHCDGQVLVIHDMIGASDKTVPTFVKQYAMIEPLIVDAVQKYCAEVKDTAFPSDKHSFSMKEEVLNKLT from the coding sequence ATGAAAAAAATGATTCCAGATTTCAAAAAGATGAGCGAACAGGAAAACAAGATCACGATGCTGACAGCCTATGATTTTCCGACGGCACGAATCATTGAAAAAGCCGGTGTCGATGTAATCCTTGTGGGTGATTCGCTTGGGATGGTCGTCTTAGGATATGACTCAACCGTTCCAGTGACAATGGAGGATATGCTGCATCATGCCAAAGCTGTTCGCCGGGGTGCTCCAAGTACTTTCATGATTGTGGATATGCCTTATCTGACCTATGCGAGGCCTGAAGATGCGTTGCGCAATGCCGGAAGGCTGATGCAGGAGGGGGGAGCCGACGCTGTTAAACTCGAGGGCGGGGAGGAATACCGCGAGATTATCAGCTTTCTGACCAAAGCCGGGATTCCTGTTGTTGGCCACATTGGTTTGACGCCTCAAACGGCCGGCCTGCTGGGCGGATATAAGGTCCAGGGAACAGAAATACACAGCGCTTCCAAACTTTTGCGTGATGCCGGAATGCTGGCTCAAGCCGGTGTTTTTATGCTGGTCCTGGAAGCAATACCGGCGCTACTCGCGGCAAAGATCACACAGTCGATATCCGTGCCGACCATTGGCATCGGTGCCGGGAATCATTGCGACGGCCAGGTCCTGGTTATTCATGACATGATTGGCGCTTCAGACAAGACTGTACCGACCTTCGTCAAACAATACGCAATGATTGAACCTCTAATTGTTGATGCTGTGCAAAAATATTGCGCGGAAGTCAAAGACACAGCGTTTCCTTCCGACAAACATTCTTTTTCTATGAAGGAAGAGGTCTTAAACAAGCTGACCTAA
- a CDS encoding TIGR04086 family membrane protein has protein sequence MSKPFQLSLVTKGIALAIVISFLLTVVLSLVYFFTSVQESFLYSLLAAGIGVLIASFYIAYQSGARGLLYGLAVGIGFFVVTLLIYYIFYAGDPSWKILLKKVLISPIAGVIGGSVGAVMKK, from the coding sequence ATGTCAAAACCGTTTCAGCTGTCGTTAGTTACCAAAGGTATAGCGCTGGCCATTGTTATCTCATTTCTGCTGACCGTTGTTCTGAGTCTGGTCTACTTCTTTACTTCGGTGCAGGAATCTTTCCTTTACTCGCTGCTCGCTGCCGGAATTGGCGTACTCATCGCCAGTTTTTACATTGCGTATCAATCCGGAGCAAGAGGACTTCTGTACGGACTGGCTGTTGGAATCGGTTTTTTTGTGGTCACCCTATTGATTTATTACATTTTCTATGCGGGTGATCCTTCTTGGAAAATACTGCTCAAGAAAGTCCTGATTAGTCCCATAGCGGGTGTGATCGGTGGGAGTGTCGGAGCCGTGATGAAGAAATGA